The following coding sequences lie in one Kitasatospora azatica KCTC 9699 genomic window:
- a CDS encoding DegT/DnrJ/EryC1/StrS family aminotransferase: MTTPSRPDAARNASPYLYGTELEAVGRVLAGGQYGHTAVTEQFEQEVARFLGVPEAVATASGTAALHCALLAAGVGAGDEVIVPSMTFCATIQAIRAVDAVPRFVEVNPDTLCVEAATVMAAVTDRTHAVLPVLYGGRAVDLGAAYDTLHKRGIAVIEDAAHAFGSHLNHRRVGATGALTCFSFGPIKNLTCGQGGMVIPRNPGEADFLRGVRMLGVVQSQAERQAITSYSVESFGLRYQMSSINAAIGLAQLRRFAETQKTRRELWVAYRDALRGIPAVELVDVDVTRTVPHLCVVRVPHREDVFRLMKARGIAVGVHYPPNHLQAAFKPWHRPLPLTEKVSEEILSLPFHQHLTETDIDRVVNSLEQALTSAGGP; encoded by the coding sequence GTGACCACCCCGTCGCGGCCCGACGCCGCACGCAACGCCAGCCCGTACCTGTACGGGACGGAACTGGAAGCCGTGGGGCGTGTCCTGGCCGGCGGCCAGTACGGGCACACCGCCGTCACCGAGCAGTTCGAGCAGGAGGTCGCCCGGTTCCTCGGAGTGCCGGAGGCGGTGGCCACCGCCTCCGGCACGGCCGCGCTGCACTGCGCCCTGCTGGCCGCCGGGGTCGGAGCGGGGGACGAGGTGATCGTGCCGTCCATGACGTTCTGCGCCACTATCCAGGCCATCCGCGCCGTGGACGCCGTCCCCCGCTTCGTTGAGGTCAACCCCGACACCCTGTGCGTGGAGGCCGCCACGGTCATGGCCGCCGTGACCGACCGCACTCATGCAGTGCTGCCGGTGCTCTACGGCGGCCGGGCCGTGGATCTGGGCGCGGCCTACGACACCCTCCACAAGCGCGGCATCGCCGTGATCGAGGACGCGGCGCACGCCTTCGGATCGCACCTGAACCACCGGCGCGTCGGCGCGACCGGAGCCCTGACGTGCTTCTCGTTCGGGCCCATCAAGAACCTCACCTGCGGTCAGGGCGGCATGGTCATCCCGCGCAACCCCGGCGAGGCCGACTTCCTACGCGGCGTGCGGATGCTCGGTGTAGTGCAGTCCCAGGCCGAACGCCAGGCCATCACCAGCTACAGCGTGGAGAGCTTCGGGCTGCGCTACCAGATGTCCTCCATCAACGCCGCCATCGGCCTCGCGCAGCTGCGCCGCTTCGCCGAGACGCAGAAGACCCGGCGGGAGCTGTGGGTCGCCTACCGCGACGCGCTGCGCGGCATCCCGGCGGTGGAGCTGGTGGACGTGGACGTGACCCGCACGGTGCCGCACCTGTGCGTGGTCCGGGTGCCGCACCGCGAGGACGTGTTCCGGCTGATGAAGGCCCGGGGCATCGCGGTGGGCGTCCACTACCCGCCCAACCACCTCCAGGCAGCGTTCAAGCCCTGGCACCGGCCGCTGCCGCTCACCGAGAAGGTCAGCGAGGAGATCCTGAGCCTGCCGTTCCATCAGCACCTCACCGAAACCGACATCGACCGCGTGGTGAACTCACTCGAACAGGCCCTCACATCGGCAGGAGGACCGTGA
- a CDS encoding dTDP-glucose 4,6-dehydratase: MRQLLVTGGAGFIGSHFVKRMLAADDVERITVLDALTYAGNLDNLGSALDSPKLTFVHGNILDTTLVTDLMARHTAVVHFAAESHVDHSFADAGAFAATNVLGTQRLLEAAAKAEVSKFVHVSTDEVYGPLLDGVATEDAPLRPTVPYAASKAASDLVALSYAVTFGLPVCVTRSSNNYGPGQHPEKVIPRFICALMRGDKVTVHGQGQHVRNWLHVEDNCAGVELVLRDGMPGEAYNLGLGTDLTNRELTALLLRACDADWSRVVYVPDRTANDLRYAMDCAKAEQLGYRPCRSLDDGLAETVAWYQHHPDRWAPQARNPQPPVPAGHITAPSPERDRVR; encoded by the coding sequence ATGCGCCAGCTGCTCGTCACCGGCGGCGCCGGTTTCATCGGATCCCACTTCGTCAAGCGGATGCTTGCCGCCGACGATGTCGAGCGGATCACCGTCCTCGACGCCCTCACGTACGCGGGCAACCTGGACAACCTGGGTTCGGCGCTCGACTCGCCGAAGCTCACGTTCGTCCACGGCAACATCCTCGACACCACGCTCGTCACCGACTTGATGGCCCGGCACACCGCGGTCGTGCACTTCGCCGCCGAGTCCCACGTCGACCACAGCTTCGCCGACGCCGGGGCGTTCGCGGCGACGAACGTGCTGGGCACCCAGCGGCTCCTGGAGGCCGCGGCCAAGGCCGAGGTGTCCAAGTTCGTCCACGTGTCCACCGACGAGGTCTACGGGCCGCTCCTGGACGGTGTCGCGACCGAGGACGCGCCGCTGCGCCCGACGGTCCCCTACGCCGCGAGCAAGGCCGCGTCGGACCTGGTCGCCCTGTCGTACGCGGTCACGTTCGGGCTGCCGGTGTGCGTCACCCGCTCCTCGAACAACTACGGGCCCGGCCAGCACCCGGAGAAGGTCATCCCCCGGTTCATCTGCGCCCTGATGCGGGGCGACAAGGTCACCGTTCACGGGCAGGGCCAGCACGTGCGGAACTGGCTGCACGTCGAGGACAACTGCGCCGGCGTCGAGCTCGTGCTGCGCGACGGCATGCCCGGCGAGGCCTACAACCTCGGCCTCGGGACGGATCTGACGAACCGGGAGCTGACGGCGCTGCTGCTGCGCGCCTGCGACGCGGACTGGAGCCGCGTGGTGTACGTCCCGGACCGGACCGCGAACGACCTGCGGTACGCGATGGACTGCGCCAAGGCCGAGCAGCTCGGCTACCGGCCGTGCCGCTCTCTCGACGACGGTCTCGCCGAGACCGTCGCCTGGTACCAGCACCACCCGGACCGCTGGGCCCCACAGGCCCGCAACCCGCAGCCCCCGGTACCCGCCGGCCACATCACGGCCCCGAGCCCGGAGCGTGACCGTGTCCGGTGA
- a CDS encoding ATP-grasp domain-containing protein gives MSGDQLPQNALLVLGASEEHIPLYQEARRRGIPTIAVDMRSDAPAFPFADAAIKVSTRDADAIAEALGDTRPAGIVAGATDAALLTWRVLGLRYGMTYVYPQAALVGLDKAALHRVVASCGVAGYGWAASDDPGEVASKAAGLRFPLMVKPVDGSGSNGVTRVTRPDGLPAAIARARAYSASRTVIAEEFIHGRQLTIDLFLRDGKSAMTCIKDQRLVAGRSVVRRISTAQLSPAQHRHLEGVAERLCRALGIVNGPANFDLVLGEDGHGRIIEANPRLSGDSIPRLHEAALGVNVVGALIALALGEPFDAYLTPTRNAHAGVELLGSPLDVEGELATWEGVAEARNVPGVTGIELYAQPGDPVHPHDQSGHKIGMITAAGPSPADVSVALDKAISLLRPIVRPTREES, from the coding sequence GTGTCCGGTGACCAGTTGCCACAGAACGCGCTGCTCGTGCTCGGCGCATCGGAGGAGCACATCCCCCTCTACCAGGAGGCGCGACGCCGAGGAATCCCAACCATCGCCGTCGACATGCGCTCGGACGCCCCCGCGTTCCCCTTCGCCGATGCGGCGATAAAGGTCTCCACCCGCGACGCGGATGCCATCGCCGAAGCGCTGGGCGACACGAGGCCCGCCGGGATCGTGGCCGGCGCGACCGACGCCGCGCTGCTCACCTGGCGTGTCCTGGGCCTGCGCTACGGCATGACCTACGTGTACCCGCAGGCGGCCTTGGTGGGTCTCGACAAGGCCGCCTTACACAGGGTCGTCGCGTCCTGCGGTGTCGCTGGGTACGGGTGGGCCGCATCGGACGACCCGGGCGAGGTCGCCTCGAAGGCGGCCGGGTTGCGTTTCCCGCTCATGGTCAAGCCGGTGGACGGATCGGGCAGCAATGGTGTCACCCGCGTCACCCGCCCTGACGGGCTGCCTGCCGCCATCGCCCGTGCACGCGCCTACTCCGCCTCTCGGACCGTGATCGCCGAAGAGTTCATCCACGGGCGACAGTTGACCATCGACCTGTTCCTCCGCGACGGCAAGTCGGCCATGACCTGCATCAAGGATCAACGCCTTGTAGCCGGGAGAAGCGTCGTCCGGCGGATCAGCACGGCGCAACTCTCCCCGGCGCAACACCGCCACCTTGAAGGAGTCGCCGAGCGGCTGTGCCGTGCGCTGGGCATCGTCAACGGGCCCGCGAACTTCGACCTCGTCCTCGGCGAGGACGGCCACGGGCGCATCATCGAAGCCAACCCGCGTCTGAGCGGGGACAGCATCCCGCGCCTGCACGAGGCCGCCTTGGGCGTCAACGTCGTGGGCGCGCTCATCGCACTCGCGCTCGGTGAGCCGTTCGACGCCTATCTGACGCCGACGCGCAACGCGCACGCCGGGGTGGAACTGCTCGGCTCCCCCCTCGACGTGGAAGGCGAACTCGCCACCTGGGAGGGGGTCGCCGAAGCCCGCAACGTCCCCGGTGTCACCGGCATCGAGCTGTACGCCCAGCCCGGAGACCCCGTGCACCCGCATGACCAGTCCGGGCACAAGATCGGCATGATCACCGCCGCCGGACCGTCGCCCGCAGACGTGTCCGTGGCCCTGGACAAGGCCATCTCACTGCTCCGACCGATCGTCCGACCGACCCGGGAGGAATCGTGA